GGCCGATGCCGCCTTCGCGCAGGCAAGCAAGGGGATCGCGGGCAAAGAGGCCACCCGGGACTATGTGAACCTGGGGTTCAAGCCCGGCTACGAGCTCGTGATCCTGGGCATGGGCTCCAATCTCGTCAAGACCTACGCTCAGGATGCCGCCGGACACTCGACCGCCGGCCTTCCTGTCCTGCGAGGCCTGGCGAAGCTGTCGGACCTGCGGCTGGTCATCGACCTGGCCCAGAGCGACACACCGACGGCGTGGATTCTGTTCGGCTATGAGCGGTTCCATGTGCCCCTGGCGGCGGGTGTGACGGCGGTCATGGCGACCGACTTCTATCCCTACCTGGGGACCGGGCAGCTAACCGGCCTCATCAGCGGCCTCAAGGGGGCGGCTGAGTACGAGACACTGCTCGGCAAGCCCGACAAGGGCACGCTGGGGATGACTTCCCAGTCGGTGGCCCATGTGATGGTCGTGTTCCTGGTGCTGCTGGGCAACCTTGGCTACATGCTGGCGCGTCGTCGCCCGCAATCCTGACCTTCGTCACCGACCTGCCGGGTCCGCGCGAAGGTCCTGGGCTTGGATTTCATGCAACGATTTGTCGCCCTCGACCGCAGATGGATCTTCCTGGTGATCGGCCTCGCCGTCGCTGCACCCTTCCTGTTCCATTGGGCGCTGCCGGTGGCGTCGGTTAGCGACCGCACCAAGAACGTGTACGACTACATCGAGGCGGCCAAGCCGGGCGACGCGATCCTGATCTCCTTCTCCTATGGCCCGGCGGCCATGCCCGAGCTACATCCTATGGCGCTGGCCGTCCTGCGTCATGCCCTCAGCAAGGACCTGCGCGTCGTCGCCATGAGCATGTCGGTGCAGGGCAGCCTGATGGCCGATGACGCGCTGGCGAAGGTCGCCAAAGACTTCCCCAACAAGAAGGACGGCACCGACTTCGTCAATCTGGGCTTCAAGCCCGGCGGCTACCTTGTCGTGCTCGGGATGGGCGACAACATCCCCAAGACCTATCCCGCCGACTCCAAGAAGCGGCCCCTGGGTACGCTGCCTGTGATGCGGGGCCTTATGGGCCTCAAGGACCTGCGGATGGTGCTCGACCTGGCTTCGAGCCGAACGCCCGACACCTGGATCCTGTTCGGACACGAGCGCTTCAAAGCCGACGTGGCGCTGGGCGTGACCGCGGTCATGGCGACGGACTACTACCCGTATCTGAGCACCAAGCAGATTCTGGGCCTGCTCAACGGACTGCGCGGTGCCGCGGATTACGAGGCGCTGCTTGGCAGGCAGGACAACGGCTTCCTGGGGATGACGAGCCAGTCGGTCGCACACCTGCTCATCATCCTCTTTGTCCTCCTGGGTAACATCGGCTATTTCGCCACAAGGAAGCGCCCCTGAGTCTGAGCCTGATACAGGTCGCTGGACGCAGGGCTTTCAGTGAGTGACAGGCAGGCGAGGCGTCTGCAAGGACCGTCGGCAGGAGTCTGCTCTTCGCGGATCCGCTCTCGGTGATCGCCTCAGGAGACTGCGATGGAACAAGCCCAACAGGCGGCAGTGCAGTGGTTGGGGATCTCGGCTGACGTGTGGGGCACCTGGCTCGCTGCCCTTCTCACGCTGGCGATCTTCAGCTTCCTGTACGCCGATAACCCGGTGTACAAGGCAGCCGAGCACCTCTTCGTGGGTGTCTCGGCGGCCTACGGTGTCGTCATCACCTACCACGACTACGTGATGCCCGACATCTTCCGCCCGCTGTTTCGACCCGGCGAGGCAACGCCGCCGCTGGAGCATCCCAAGTACCTACTGATTGTTCCGCTGGCCATCGGGGCGCTGCTGCTGACGCGCTTCATCCCCAAGATCGACTACCTCTCACGCTGGCCGATCGCCCTGTCCATGGGCGCCGCCGCGGGTCTGGGCATTCCCGTCTCCGTCCAGGGCTACTTCCTGGAGCAGATGAGCGGAACCATGAAGCCGCTGTGGCCGATCGCCGGGCAGGTCACTCCGGCCGATGCCCTCAACAACTTCCTGATTGTCCTGGGGGTCATCTGTACCCTCAGCTATTTCTACTTCTCGCTCGAACACAAGGGCTTGCTGGGCAAGGCCTCCAAGGTAGGAATCTGGTTCCTGATGGTGGCCTTCGGTGCGGGTTTCGGCAACACGGTCATGGCCCGTATCTCCCTGCTCATCGGCCGCGTACAGTTCCTGCTGTATGACTTCTGGCCGACCTTGCGTCACCCCTTCGGATGATGCTCCGCCGAAGGATTCCGCGCGCCCTTTCTTGCCGTGCAGCCCTGGGCGAAGTACCGCCTCAGCGCCGGCTTGCCTGAGCAAGCTCCCTGCGCGAGGTCGACCGTGAGGACAGGCCGATGATCGCCCCAGTTTTCCGTCTCCCTCTGTTGGTCGCCCCCTTCTTGCTCCTGGCACTTCCCGCACCGATCGGAGCTCAGATCGTGAGTGACTCCCGCCCGGCCAAGGTGGCCGCAGAGACCCCGACTCTGTGTATCGGCCTCGTCGCCGACGTGCAGTATGCCGACAAGGACACCGTGGGCCGTCGCCGCTATCGTGAAGCCGGCGACAAGCTTCGTGCCTGTGTCGCCGACCTTGCCACCCGAAAGCTCGACTTCGTGGTTGACCTCGGCGACCTGATCGACGGTCACGGCGCACTCAGCCAGGCAGAGCTTGACCAGATGTGCGCGCTGTACAAGGCTCTTCCGGTGCCGGTGCACCACGTGATAGGCAACCACGACCTGCTGGTGGGCCGACCGGCGCTGATGCGCAGCTTCGGCCTGACGACGCCCTACTACGAGTGGCGGCTCAGGGGCTGGCGGTTCCTCGTCCTTGACGCGATGGAGATCAGCAGCCTCGCACCGATCGGCCCGGAGGAGAAGGCCCTGGCCAAGGACTATCTGGCCCGGCAGCCCAATCTCCAGACCTACAACGGCGCCCTCACCGACCGGCAACTGGGCTGGCTTCGCGAGCGGCTGGCCGACGTCCGCCGGTGTGGCGAGCGAGCGATCGTGCTGTGCCATCTCCCGACGGTCCTTCCGGCCAGCAACGCCTACCACCTGATCTGGAACCACGAACAGGTCGCCGCAATCCTGGAGCAGTCCGGCTGCGTCGCCGCCTACCTCTCCGGTCATGACCATGCCGGAGGCTATGCCTTCCACGCGGGCATCCACCACCTGACGATGCCCGGTCTCGTCGAGGCGCCGGAGGGCGGCAACGGCTACGGGATTCTCGAGGTCTATCCCGACCGGCTCGTGCTCAGAGGCGTCGGAACTGTCGTCTCGCGCACCATGACACTCACCGCTAAGGAAGCAGAGGTCCAGGCACCATGACACGCCGTGAGCGCGTTCTCGCCGCCATCGAGTTCAAAGGTCCCGATCGGTGCCCCATCGAGCACTACGCTTTCCCGGGCGCTATCCACCAGCATGGTCAGCGCCTGCTGGACCTGGCGGAGCGCTACCCGGACGACTTCGGCAACGGGGTCTACCGCTCCGGGCAGCAGGCCTGGGAGGAGGGGCAGGACGTCAACGATGTGATCGAGTGGCAGGATGGCTGGGGCACCACCTGGCGTCGTCTGCGCGGCTACACCACCGGCGAGGTCTACCGACCGGCGATCCCGGACTGGGGTTCCTGGCGCGACTACCAGTTCCCGGCCTTGCCTCCCGACAGCCACTATGAGCAGTTCGCGGCCTCCGTTCAGCAGCGCCATCCCGAGGAGTTCGTCACCGCCTCCGGTGGCGGGTTCTTCCAGCTCATGCAGCACATGCGGGGACCGGCGAACTACTTCGAGGACCTCGCCGAGGACAACGAGGGCGTCCACGAGCTGGCCGACCGCATGGTCGACTTCAACCTCCACTCCATCGAGCGCTACGTGAAGGCGGGGTGCGACTGCATCCGCTTTGGTGATGACTGGGGCTCCCAGGACCGCCTGCTCATTCACCCCGACATGTGGCGGCGGTTCTTCAAGCCCCGCTATGCGAAGATGTTTGCCGTGGCTCGCGATGCCGGCGCCCAGGTCTGGTTCCACACCGATGGATGGATCCTGGAGATCATCGACGACCTCATCGAGATCGGCGTCACCGTCTTGAACCCGCAGCATGCGTGCATGGGCACGAAAAGAGTAGGAGATATCTGTGGCGGCCGGGTTTGCATCCGCACGGACATCGACCGGCAATGGGTCATCCCCTTCGGCACACCGCAGGACGTTGAGGCGGCCGTCAAAGAGGCCATCGAGGCCTTCGGGTCCTTCAGCGGCGGCTGTATGCTACATGGCGAGATCGGTCCAAACGTTCCTTTCGAGAACATCGAGGCTCTCTATTCGGGCTTCTACGAATACGGCACCTACCCACTGTCCTGGCTGACGAAGTAGGGCCGAGTTGAGTCCCAGTTCCGTGCTGGCCTTGGCCGTCGCCAGGGACCGTCACCGCTGGCCTCCTCTGCACTTGAGGGATTGAGAACAGCAACGATGTGCTATAATGGAGTTGTCTTTAGCCACATGGGGAATTGGTCCAGGGGTGAATCAAAGCAATACCCAAGGGAGGCATCGGACGTGAAGAAGATCATCGCAGTTGTGGCCTTGCTGTGCCTTGCCAGCGTCGCCTTGGCCGCTTCGGCGCCGGTTGTTAACTCGCCGAAGGACGGCGACAAGATCGGCCCGAGCGTGTACCTGAACATCCAGACCGAAGGCAAGCAGTTCGTGATCGTCGTCACCGACGTCTATGTTCGTGGCAATAACAAGCCGGTCGGTTCGGTCCCGGGCATCCGCCACTGGACCAATGACGATGGCGCTCTCACCGTGCGCATCTCCACCCCGCGCGTAGTGAACGCCAAGAAGTCCGACATCACCTACAAGATCCGTGTCTTCACCGCGACAGCCGCTGGCGAGAAGAGCCCTGAGACCGTCGTCACCTGCTATCCGGAGTAGCGGCTCGCCAAAGTCCTGCGACCAACAGAGAGGGGCGGCCTTTGAGCCGCCCCTTTTCCGTGCGTGATCAGACTGCCTAGCCCTACTCGTCGACCCGTCGTGCCAGTATCCAGGTGCGGCGGCCCCCACCACGATCCAGGTACAGCTCGTACACCTCTCCCGCCGTCGTCCTCACCCTCCAGTAGTTGCGATGTCGTCGCCGGTACCAGGTGCGCGTCCTCTCGCCTGCAACGAAGCCGGTATCCGTCCACATGCTCTCGACCTGCGCGACCTCGTAGCGCTCGCCGCGCCACACGAAGACCTTCGGCTCGCGCAGCGTGTCCCCCTCATCGGTCATCTCAACCTGGATCGGCTCGGATATGAGCATACCAGTCACTCCGGCAAGGCTACCTGAGTCCCGAGTTACGGTCGGTCCGCTGCCCCACTTCGGGCCGCGATCTCATAGGCGATCGCGCCGTAAGCGGGCAGCTCGACCGGTAGGTCAAAGGTCGCCGGCCTGGTCATGGCTGTGCCGCTTCCGTCCTCGCTGCGCGGAGTCACCGACAGCGTGCTTCCTTTGGCGAAGCCATACCGGGTGCCGTCCATCTTGAGCGTCACCTGCAGCGGCTTGTCGAGCACGTTCACCAGCAGCACGACCAGCTTGCCGTCCTGTGACTTCCACGCGCCGCGCTGCAGGGCCGAATCGGTGACCATGGTGGGGCCGTGCCAGGCCCAGTCGGCCGTGACCTCCGGCACTTCGCCCTCCACAACAGGCGGGTGCGCCATCTCACCGCGCGCCAGATAGGGGACCAGCGCATAGCGCAACCGTGCAAGACGCCGGAAGAAGGAGCCGGTCACCTCCAGGTCCTTGAGGAGTACCGGGGCGCCAATCCAGCCCAGTTGCTCGCCGAAGACAAACTCCTGGGCCGCCTTCATGCGGTAGCTCAGCTTATCGCTGCCGCCGTACGAGCGCGAGAACATCTGGAGCCGACCGCCATACACAGCAGCGAACAGCGGGATCATGTCCTGGCTCTGGAAGTGCCAGGTCAGGTAACCGTCGAACCACCGGGCGTAGGGCTCGGCGTTGCACTCGGTGGTGAGCATCTTGTCTGCAGGTAGGCGCGAGACGAGGTCGCCCAGCATCGGCCAGTACCCCTTCTGCGTCCACCAGTTCCCGCCTCCGAGCGGGTGACCATGCGTGGCGTCGAAGCACATCACCGGCCGCGCCGCTGCCACCTGGTCGATATAGACGCCGTCCACGTTGTACTCCGGCCCGGTGAGGCGCAGCACGATCTCCTTCACCTTGTCCTGCCACACCTTCGTGGTCGGGCACATCGGGACCAGCTTCTCCTTGGACCCGTAGACCTCGATGTAGTAGTCGCCCTTTTCGTCCTTGGTCGCGTTGGGCAGTGCGAGGGTCTTGAAGTCGTCGGTATCGCTATCCCACAACCGCCCGTTGATGTAGGGCATCACTCGCACGCCGCCTTCTTGCAGGCGACGCACGCCCTCAGCGAAGCCCTCCTTCACCGGGAAGTAGTGCGGGTAGTCGTTGTCAAAGGGGATCTGGTGCCAACTGTACCAGTGTACCGCCAGCGGCACTCCCAGGTACTCGCGCAGTTTCAGGCAGGGATCGAGGACGTTGGTCGGTGCGCCGCTCATGATGGTCCACATGGGCATCTCGACCATCCACTGCGGCGTCGGTCGCGGCATGCCCTTGAGGCCTGCAATCCCGGGCTCTCGCTGCACAGGCCACCAGGCGGCTTCCTTCTTCGCCCAGGTCTTGTAAATCTGGGCGGCGTCGAACCAGTCGCCGTCGAAGACCTCGAGCACGCAGGGGAAGGAGGCGAAGTCGTTCTTGGCCACTCCCGTGTTGGGCGCCGGTGTCGAGACCTCGCAGCCGATCCCGTTCCCGAGGCGGCGGAAGCGCAGGTTCTTGGCGGTTGCTCCGCCGTCATGGGCAGCGAAGTAGACGCCGCCAAGGCTGTCGTAGTAGCCGCCGAACTGCAGTGTGCACCAGCCGTTCGGCCACAGCCCGTCGAAGTTGCTCAGCCGCTGCGTCGGGTTGGCGGTCAGAGTCCCCGAGCCACCCGGCACGAAGGCGTAGTCCTCGCCCTCACTCAGCCGCTGAAGGGAGATGCTCGGGAAGGCGACGGAGCGCAGACCCAGGGCGTCGCTGTGTGGACGCACCGCGATGCTCCAGGTGATTCGCCGACCCTCCAACTGGACGGGTACCTGCACCTCGATGTCGCCGACGCTGGTGTCGGCAGGTGTGCGCCAGCGCAGAAGGCAGCTTGCCGTCCCGGCCTTAGTCTTCGAACCGGGCTCCAACACCGCTTCCGCCCAGGAGTCCTCAGCGGTCACAGTCTTCGAGGGGTTGCTGCCCGCCGACAGCTCCAGCCGGAACAGCGGTCCGCCGTCAGCTAACAGGAGCTCACGCTGGTGGTCGAAGTCGAACAGGCTCACCAGGCGCGGCGCCTGCCCGGCACGCTGCAGGAATCCCAGACCAATCTCGCCGTTCTCGATCGGCGTGAGCCTGGCGTCCTTCCCCAGTAGCGGCTGGAGCGTAGCGAAGGGATCCGCACCGGCCCTACCGAGCGTCTCCGACATCGTCACCAGAGCACGGTCGGTCGCTGCCAGTCGTCCCTCTCGCCGCGACTCGCGCTCGACGAGACTGAGTGCCCAGGCCCACAATCCGGCACGTCGGCTATCGCTGAGGGTGCTGATCTGCGTCCGCACCGAGGCGAGCCGTGACTGCAGCGTCGAGGTGGTCACGGTCGCCGTCGAGGCCACGGTCACGCCCTTTGCCATCTCCTGCAACTGCGCCGCCGCCCCGGGCTCAGCCGAGACGAACAGCGTCGTCGCCAGCCTGTGCTCGCTGCCGGTCATCGCCTCCCAGGGGCCATGCAGGTACGTGCCGTACTCGCCCCGCCCGTCGTAGATCAGCGTCCGCTCGGATACGAGACCCAGAACGTTGGCACCCTCCACCAGCGCTCCCCAGCTTCCCGAGTACGACTTCTTCTCCGCCTTGAGCTCCGCGGGCGCGGTGAGGCCGCTGGTGAGGTAGTGGCTGAAGTCGGTGCCCGGGAAGTTGATCTCCGCGAGGTGCGCCTGGCTCCAGTCGAAGGCCTGCTGCTGAGTGACCTGCGCGGTGACGCCAATCAGCGGAGAGTTCGGGAGATAAGCGAACTCATACACCGCCGTCGGGTGCGAATCGGGCGTCTTGCTCGTGCCCTGCACATACTCCGCATAGACCCGAACCAGCGTGCGGACCGGTCCCTGAGCCACGAGTTCGATCCGTGGCTTCCGGGTGTCCCGCGCATTGAACCCCTTGAGGTTGGTATCCCACAGCCGGTCGTTCCAGGTGAAGGCCTCGAAGGTCTTGCCCGTCGCCTTGAACTCAAAGCGCGACGGGAGTCCCGCCTGCTTCGCCGGATCATGGGTGAGGCGGTAGTACTCGCTCTCGACCACGAGGCGGCCACCAGCAGTGTCCACCTTGAGGTCACTCGTCGGCATGACTCCTGCGACCGTCGGTCGAGCGCTGCCCACATAAACGCGGACGCGCTGATTCCCGGTGGCGTTCGGAGGCAGCCTAAGGGCCAGAGTCCCTTGAGCCTGTGCCTGCCAGTCGAAGCCGGGACCGGGCTCGAACTGCGACGGCAGCGGTGCGAGCTTGCCGTCCTCGCCTTCGAGCAGGCACAGCGGCTCCTTGTGCTCGAGCGGCACTCGCAGCGTCGCGGCGATGTCGGCGAGGTCGAGGGGAATCGTCGTCGGCAGCAGGGCCCCTTCCGGGACCCTCAGATCGAGCACCGCATAGGGCGCTTCCTGCTGGGCCATCACAGACAACGGGGCTATCAGCCCCAGAAGGATCAGACCGAGAGCACAGACGCGAATCATGAACAGGCTCCTTCCCTGAAGGTTCTGAGAGGTCGCTTGGTTGTGTTGCGGGTCCTTAGTGAGTCGCCGCACCTGTTGCCGGAGCGATCTCATAGGCCACGGCACCGTAGGCCGGGAGCTCCACCGGCAACTCGAACGAGCACGCCTTCGTCAGCGCAGGAGCGGTCCCCTCCTCAGTGCGAGGTGTGACCGACAGCATGCTCCCCGCGGCGAAGCCATACCGGGTGCCGTCCATCTTGAGTGTCGCCTGCAGCGGGCGGTCGAGGACGTTCACCAGCACGACTGCCAGCT
The sequence above is a segment of the Armatimonadia bacterium genome. Coding sequences within it:
- a CDS encoding DUF6504 family protein is translated as MLISEPIQVEMTDEGDTLREPKVFVWRGERYEVAQVESMWTDTGFVAGERTRTWYRRRHRNYWRVRTTAGEVYELYLDRGGGRRTWILARRVDE
- a CDS encoding uroporphyrinogen decarboxylase family protein, which produces MTRRERVLAAIEFKGPDRCPIEHYAFPGAIHQHGQRLLDLAERYPDDFGNGVYRSGQQAWEEGQDVNDVIEWQDGWGTTWRRLRGYTTGEVYRPAIPDWGSWRDYQFPALPPDSHYEQFAASVQQRHPEEFVTASGGGFFQLMQHMRGPANYFEDLAEDNEGVHELADRMVDFNLHSIERYVKAGCDCIRFGDDWGSQDRLLIHPDMWRRFFKPRYAKMFAVARDAGAQVWFHTDGWILEIIDDLIEIGVTVLNPQHACMGTKRVGDICGGRVCIRTDIDRQWVIPFGTPQDVEAAVKEAIEAFGSFSGGCMLHGEIGPNVPFENIEALYSGFYEYGTYPLSWLTK
- a CDS encoding metallophosphoesterase, producing the protein MSDSRPAKVAAETPTLCIGLVADVQYADKDTVGRRRYREAGDKLRACVADLATRKLDFVVDLGDLIDGHGALSQAELDQMCALYKALPVPVHHVIGNHDLLVGRPALMRSFGLTTPYYEWRLRGWRFLVLDAMEISSLAPIGPEEKALAKDYLARQPNLQTYNGALTDRQLGWLRERLADVRRCGERAIVLCHLPTVLPASNAYHLIWNHEQVAAILEQSGCVAAYLSGHDHAGGYAFHAGIHHLTMPGLVEAPEGGNGYGILEVYPDRLVLRGVGTVVSRTMTLTAKEAEVQAP
- a CDS encoding DUF6259 domain-containing protein — protein: MIRVCALGLILLGLIAPLSVMAQQEAPYAVLDLRVPEGALLPTTIPLDLADIAATLRVPLEHKEPLCLLEGEDGKLAPLPSQFEPGPGFDWQAQAQGTLALRLPPNATGNQRVRVYVGSARPTVAGVMPTSDLKVDTAGGRLVVESEYYRLTHDPAKQAGLPSRFEFKATGKTFEAFTWNDRLWDTNLKGFNARDTRKPRIELVAQGPVRTLVRVYAEYVQGTSKTPDSHPTAVYEFAYLPNSPLIGVTAQVTQQQAFDWSQAHLAEINFPGTDFSHYLTSGLTAPAELKAEKKSYSGSWGALVEGANVLGLVSERTLIYDGRGEYGTYLHGPWEAMTGSEHRLATTLFVSAEPGAAAQLQEMAKGVTVASTATVTTSTLQSRLASVRTQISTLSDSRRAGLWAWALSLVERESRREGRLAATDRALVTMSETLGRAGADPFATLQPLLGKDARLTPIENGEIGLGFLQRAGQAPRLVSLFDFDHQRELLLADGGPLFRLELSAGSNPSKTVTAEDSWAEAVLEPGSKTKAGTASCLLRWRTPADTSVGDIEVQVPVQLEGRRITWSIAVRPHSDALGLRSVAFPSISLQRLSEGEDYAFVPGGSGTLTANPTQRLSNFDGLWPNGWCTLQFGGYYDSLGGVYFAAHDGGATAKNLRFRRLGNGIGCEVSTPAPNTGVAKNDFASFPCVLEVFDGDWFDAAQIYKTWAKKEAAWWPVQREPGIAGLKGMPRPTPQWMVEMPMWTIMSGAPTNVLDPCLKLREYLGVPLAVHWYSWHQIPFDNDYPHYFPVKEGFAEGVRRLQEGGVRVMPYINGRLWDSDTDDFKTLALPNATKDEKGDYYIEVYGSKEKLVPMCPTTKVWQDKVKEIVLRLTGPEYNVDGVYIDQVAAARPVMCFDATHGHPLGGGNWWTQKGYWPMLGDLVSRLPADKMLTTECNAEPYARWFDGYLTWHFQSQDMIPLFAAVYGGRLQMFSRSYGGSDKLSYRMKAAQEFVFGEQLGWIGAPVLLKDLEVTGSFFRRLARLRYALVPYLARGEMAHPPVVEGEVPEVTADWAWHGPTMVTDSALQRGAWKSQDGKLVVLLVNVLDKPLQVTLKMDGTRYGFAKGSTLSVTPRSEDGSGTAMTRPATFDLPVELPAYGAIAYEIAARSGAADRP